A single genomic interval of Streptomyces sp. 1222.5 harbors:
- a CDS encoding AAA family ATPase encodes MASAPGRFIRQIRLTPGVDDSRYPFSLPAVRRLARSGALTLPPGVTFLVGENGAGKSTLIEGIAVAAGFNPEGGSRNFRFATRATESELGEHLILAWDVRKPRTDFFLRAESYYNVASEIERLDAAGGRPLLPAYGGVSPHERSHGEAFLDLATHRFGPSGLYLLDEPEAALSVQSCLALLARMHELAAQGSQLLVATHSPVLLALPGATILEISDDGGLERVAFEQALPVRLTREFLEAPGRFLKNLLGTGGTEASPHSWY; translated from the coding sequence ATGGCGTCCGCTCCCGGCAGGTTCATCCGGCAGATCCGGCTGACCCCGGGCGTCGACGACAGCCGCTACCCCTTCAGCCTTCCCGCCGTGCGGCGGCTGGCGCGTTCCGGGGCGCTCACCCTGCCGCCGGGGGTCACGTTCCTGGTGGGGGAGAACGGTGCCGGCAAGTCGACGCTGATCGAAGGGATCGCCGTGGCCGCCGGGTTCAACCCGGAGGGCGGCAGCCGCAATTTCAGGTTCGCCACCCGCGCCACCGAATCCGAGCTGGGTGAGCACCTGATCCTGGCCTGGGACGTCCGCAAGCCGCGCACCGACTTCTTCCTGCGGGCGGAGTCCTACTACAACGTGGCCAGCGAGATCGAACGGCTCGACGCGGCCGGAGGACGGCCACTGCTGCCGGCCTACGGCGGAGTGTCCCCGCACGAGCGATCCCACGGAGAGGCGTTCCTCGATCTGGCCACCCACCGCTTCGGACCCTCGGGACTGTATCTGCTGGACGAGCCGGAGGCCGCCCTCTCCGTCCAGAGCTGCCTCGCCCTTCTGGCGCGTATGCACGAACTCGCCGCGCAGGGCAGCCAGCTCCTGGTGGCCACCCACTCGCCGGTGCTCCTCGCCCTCCCGGGCGCGACCATCCTGGAGATCTCCGACGACGGCGGACTGGAGCGGGTCGCCTTCGAGCAGGCTCTCCCCGTCCGTCTGACCCGCGAGTTCCTCGAAGCACCGGGCCGGTTCCTGAAGAACCTGCTGGGCACGGGCGGGACCGAGGCGAGCCCCCACAGCTGGTACTGA